Proteins from a genomic interval of Spea bombifrons isolate aSpeBom1 chromosome 4, aSpeBom1.2.pri, whole genome shotgun sequence:
- the LOC128491540 gene encoding hepatic lectin-like yields MQHEPEASCEKNWIQFEGSCYYIHSRKSTWMNARSVCKTKGSDLVVITSEEEQHFLMINTNGKDQRFWIGLHDMDDEGTWTWVDGTDYEKSYKFWMKGQPNDYKLNEDCAHLWRNGEWNDSHCTDDCYAICEKKRG; encoded by the exons aTGCAACacgagccag AGGCATCCTGTGAGAAGAACTGGATCCAATTTGAAGGCAGCTGTTACTATATCCATTCAAGAAAATCTACTTGGATGAACGCAAGATCTGTGTGCAAAACAAAGGGAAGTGATCTGGTTGTAATAACCAGTGAAGAGGAACAG CATTTCCTGATGATAAATACAAATGGCAAAGACCAACGTTTTTGGATTGGGCTGCATGACATGGATGATGAAGGCACGTGGACATGGGTGGATGGAACAGACTATGAAAAGTCATACAA GTTCTGGATGAAAGGGCAACCAAATGATTATAAGTTGAACGAAGACTGTGCTCATTTATGGAGAAATGGAGAGTGGAATGACTCGCACTGTACTGACGATTGTTACGCAATTTGTGAAAAGAAACGTGGCTGA